The following coding sequences lie in one Steroidobacter denitrificans genomic window:
- a CDS encoding TrbC/VirB2 family protein — translation MTQMIVPIFRFSANPALRLARLHRLARPAAQGLMLAALLLFLAGTAQAAGSSMPWEGPLQSILESIQGPVARIVAVIIIIATGLALAFGDTSGGFRKLIQIVFGLSIAFAASSFFLSFFSFSGGAVV, via the coding sequence ATGACGCAGATGATCGTTCCTATTTTCCGTTTCTCTGCAAATCCGGCTTTGCGCCTCGCACGGCTGCACCGCCTGGCCCGCCCTGCGGCCCAAGGGCTGATGCTGGCCGCGCTGCTGCTGTTCCTGGCTGGAACCGCGCAGGCCGCCGGCTCCTCGATGCCGTGGGAAGGCCCGTTGCAATCCATCCTCGAATCCATCCAAGGGCCGGTGGCGCGCATCGTGGCCGTCATCATCATCATCGCCACGGGCCTCGCACTCGCGTTCGGCGACACGTCGGGCGGCTTCCGCAAGCTGATCCAGATCGTGTTCGGCTTGAGCATCGCCTTCGCTGCGTCCTCATTCTTCCTGTCGTTCTTCAGCTTCTCCGGCGGGGCTGTCGTATGA
- a CDS encoding VirB3 family type IV secretion system protein, which translates to MNAANEGAPRFALGFEVPLHRSLTEPILLGGAPRTVAIANGTLAAAVGLGLQLLIPGVVLWIVGHSLAVWGARVDPQFMAVFARHIKHRPLLDV; encoded by the coding sequence ATGAACGCAGCCAACGAGGGAGCGCCGCGCTTCGCGCTCGGTTTCGAGGTGCCGCTGCATCGCTCGCTCACCGAGCCGATCTTGCTGGGCGGCGCACCGCGCACCGTGGCGATTGCTAACGGCACGCTGGCCGCCGCCGTCGGGCTGGGCCTGCAACTGTTGATTCCGGGCGTGGTGCTCTGGATCGTCGGCCATTCGCTGGCGGTATGGGGTGCGCGCGTCGATCCGCAGTTCATGGCCGTGTTCGCCCGGCACATCAAGCACCGCCCGCTACTGGACGTGTGA
- the trbE gene encoding conjugal transfer protein TrbE, with the protein MLNLAEYRQRPALLADWLPWAGLVAPGVVLNKDGSFQRSFQFRGPDLDSATQGELIATAARQNNALRRTGSGWAFYIDAERMRASRYPQSSFPEPLSWLVDEERRAAFEESDSHFESIYHFTLQYLPPEESRARAAKMLYENTPTNGVDWRERLQSFVAETDRVFDLLDGVMPEIAWLDDSQTLTYLHSTISTRRYRVGVPEVPFHIDALLTDSPLVGGLAPMLGDRHLRVVSVRGFPTSTWPGILDDLNRLGFGYRWSTRFLCLDKSEAERELGRLRRQWFAKRKNVIALLRETIFQQESPLVDTDASNKATDADAALQELGSDQVAFGYLTATVTVMDEDAGAADEKLRMVERVIQGRGFVTIPETLNAVDAWLSSLPGNAYANVRQPIVSTLNLAHMMPVSAVWAGPERNAHLDGPPLIVTRTDGATPFRLVTHIGDVGHTLVAGPTGMGKSVLLATLAMQFRRYPGSRIFAFDMGRSMRATILGLGGEHYDLGTDGEIAFQPLARIDREGYRTWAAEWIEGRLLHEGVAIGPDEKAAIWSALGSLAGAPVEQRTMTGLSVLLQSNALRQALAPYVLGGAHGKLLDADHDRLGTADVQCFEMEELMASPAAVRSVLGYLFARFDERFDGAPTLLILDESWLFLDDPMFAARIRQWLKTLRKKNVSVVFATQSLADIQNSSIASAIIESCATRIFLPNPQATEQQIRTIYEGFGLNSRQIEIVATAQPKRDYYYQSRLGNRLFDLDLGPMTLAFAGASTPQDQRDIDRVLLDAGAPGFAGAWLRHRGLEWAADLLPSFPGLAPGSLSTTNHPLENQP; encoded by the coding sequence GTGCTGAACCTCGCCGAATACCGCCAGCGGCCCGCGCTGCTCGCCGACTGGCTGCCCTGGGCCGGGCTAGTCGCGCCGGGCGTGGTGCTGAACAAGGACGGCTCGTTTCAACGATCGTTCCAGTTCCGCGGCCCCGACTTGGACAGTGCGACGCAGGGCGAATTGATCGCCACGGCGGCGCGGCAGAACAACGCGCTTCGCCGCACCGGCTCTGGCTGGGCCTTCTATATCGACGCCGAGCGGATGCGGGCATCGCGCTATCCGCAGTCCTCGTTTCCCGAGCCGCTGTCGTGGCTGGTGGACGAGGAACGACGTGCGGCGTTCGAGGAGTCGGACAGCCACTTCGAGAGCATCTACCACTTCACGCTGCAATACCTGCCGCCGGAGGAATCGCGCGCCCGAGCCGCCAAGATGCTCTACGAGAACACGCCGACGAATGGCGTGGACTGGCGCGAGCGGCTGCAATCCTTCGTTGCGGAAACGGATCGGGTCTTTGACCTGCTCGATGGCGTCATGCCGGAAATCGCCTGGCTGGACGACAGCCAGACGCTGACCTATCTGCACTCGACCATCTCGACGCGACGCTATCGCGTGGGCGTGCCCGAAGTGCCGTTCCACATCGACGCGCTGCTGACCGACTCGCCGCTGGTCGGTGGCCTGGCCCCCATGCTGGGCGACAGGCACCTGCGCGTGGTGTCGGTGCGCGGATTCCCGACCTCGACCTGGCCGGGGATTCTGGACGACCTCAACCGCTTGGGATTTGGGTATCGCTGGAGTACGCGCTTTCTGTGCCTCGACAAATCCGAGGCGGAACGGGAATTGGGGCGCTTGCGCCGCCAGTGGTTCGCCAAGCGCAAGAACGTCATCGCGCTGCTGCGCGAGACGATCTTCCAACAGGAGTCGCCGCTGGTGGACACGGATGCCTCGAACAAGGCGACCGATGCCGACGCCGCCTTGCAGGAGCTGGGCAGCGATCAAGTCGCCTTCGGCTACCTGACGGCGACTGTCACCGTCATGGACGAGGACGCCGGCGCAGCCGACGAGAAGCTACGCATGGTGGAGCGTGTGATTCAAGGCCGGGGCTTCGTGACGATTCCCGAAACGCTTAACGCCGTGGATGCCTGGCTGTCCTCGCTCCCCGGCAACGCCTACGCCAATGTGCGCCAGCCCATCGTCTCGACGCTGAACCTGGCACACATGATGCCGGTGTCGGCGGTATGGGCTGGTCCCGAGCGAAATGCCCACCTCGACGGCCCGCCGCTGATCGTCACCCGCACCGATGGCGCGACGCCGTTCCGGCTGGTGACGCACATCGGCGACGTGGGGCACACGCTGGTCGCCGGGCCAACCGGCATGGGCAAGTCGGTCTTGCTCGCCACGCTGGCGATGCAGTTCCGCCGCTACCCCGGCTCGCGCATCTTCGCGTTCGATATGGGGCGTTCCATGCGCGCCACCATCCTCGGGCTGGGCGGCGAGCACTACGACCTGGGCACGGACGGAGAAATCGCCTTTCAGCCCTTGGCTCGCATCGACCGCGAGGGCTACCGCACCTGGGCCGCCGAATGGATCGAAGGCCGCTTGTTGCACGAAGGCGTGGCCATCGGCCCGGACGAGAAGGCCGCCATCTGGTCGGCGCTCGGCAGCCTCGCCGGTGCGCCGGTCGAGCAGCGCACGATGACGGGCTTGTCGGTGCTGCTGCAATCGAATGCGCTGCGCCAGGCGCTCGCGCCCTATGTGTTGGGCGGTGCCCACGGCAAGCTGCTAGACGCCGACCACGACCGGCTGGGCACGGCCGACGTGCAGTGCTTCGAGATGGAAGAACTGATGGCAAGCCCCGCCGCCGTGCGGTCGGTGCTCGGCTATCTGTTCGCGCGCTTTGACGAGCGTTTCGACGGCGCACCGACCCTGCTGATTCTCGATGAATCCTGGTTGTTCCTGGACGACCCGATGTTTGCCGCACGCATCCGGCAATGGCTCAAGACGCTGCGCAAAAAGAACGTCAGCGTCGTCTTCGCCACGCAGAGCCTGGCGGACATTCAGAACTCCAGCATTGCGTCCGCAATCATCGAAAGCTGCGCCACTCGCATCTTCCTGCCCAACCCGCAGGCGACCGAGCAGCAGATTCGCACGATTTACGAGGGCTTCGGCCTGAACTCGCGGCAGATCGAGATCGTCGCCACCGCGCAGCCCAAGCGCGACTACTACTACCAATCCCGCCTCGGCAACCGCCTGTTCGACCTCGACCTGGGGCCGATGACGCTGGCCTTCGCGGGTGCTTCCACGCCGCAAGACCAGCGCGACATAGACCGCGTGCTGCTGGACGCCGGCGCACCCGGATTCGCGGGCGCGTGGCTGCGCCATCGCGGCCTCGAGTGGGCGGCCGACCTGCTGCCCTCGTTCCCCGGCCTTGCGCCGGGTTCCCTCAGTACCACCAACCACCCATTGGAGAACCAGCCATGA
- the trbJ gene encoding P-type conjugative transfer protein TrbJ yields the protein MKIRALSISLAAALSVSLLAVQPASAITVFDPSNFVQNTLTAIRTLEQINNQIQQLQSEAQMLMNQARNLASLPSSVVGQLRTNLATTERLIAQAKGLAYDVTNLDQEFARLYPEQYAATVSGDQMYRDTQERWKNTLNGLQTTMQMQAQVSQNLGEDESVLADLVGKSQSAEGALQAMQAMNQLLALQAKQSIQSQRLQITQDRAASLELARQAAATERAREVRRRFLGEGTPYTPQSVNFYRD from the coding sequence ATGAAGATCCGTGCGCTTTCCATTTCGCTCGCCGCCGCGCTGTCGGTATCGCTGCTGGCCGTGCAGCCCGCATCCGCCATCACGGTGTTCGATCCGTCCAACTTCGTGCAGAACACGCTGACCGCGATCCGCACGCTGGAGCAGATCAACAACCAGATCCAGCAGCTTCAGAGCGAAGCGCAGATGCTGATGAACCAGGCGCGCAACCTGGCCAGCCTGCCGTCCAGCGTGGTGGGCCAGTTGCGCACCAACCTGGCGACGACCGAGCGGCTGATCGCCCAGGCGAAGGGCTTGGCCTACGACGTGACGAATCTGGATCAGGAGTTTGCGCGCCTGTACCCCGAGCAGTACGCCGCCACCGTCAGCGGCGACCAGATGTACCGCGACACGCAGGAGCGTTGGAAGAACACGCTCAACGGCTTGCAAACCACCATGCAGATGCAGGCGCAGGTGTCGCAGAACCTGGGCGAAGACGAAAGCGTGCTGGCCGACCTCGTGGGCAAGAGCCAGTCGGCCGAAGGCGCGCTGCAAGCGATGCAGGCCATGAACCAGTTGCTCGCCTTGCAGGCCAAGCAGTCGATCCAGTCGCAGCGGCTTCAGATCACGCAAGACCGGGCGGCTTCGCTGGAGCTGGCGCGGCAGGCGGCGGCCACCGAGCGCGCCCGCGAAGTGCGGCGACGCTTCCTCGGGGAAGGCACGCCGTACACGCCGCAGTCCGTCAACTTCTACCGCGACTGA